AGCTCAATTAAAAGAGATACAAGCACAAATGGAGCAAGTTCAAAAAGCAGCACAACAAGCTCAAAATGCAATGCGACAATTTGATTCCTCAAGTATGGATAAAGCCAAAAACTCTGCTAATCAGTTAGATAAAGAATTAACTGAAGTTACAAATCGCACTAATTCTACAAAAACAGCATTAAATTCAATCAATCCCAATACAATTAATCAATTATCTAATTCTGCAAAACTATTAACCACTTCAATGGATACATCGATGAATAGTGCATATAGACTTAACACTTCAATCAACACAATTAATTCAGGTAATTTACTCACAGCATCATCTAGTGCTACAAGATTATCTTCCTCGATGAATAGTTCAAATAATAGTACCAGATTATTATCTTCAAGTTTAAAACAAGCTTCATCCAGTGCACTTAGTTTAAGCAGTGGAATAAATAGTATAACTGGATACACATTAACAGCAACTTCATCAAGTGCAGCACAATTAGACATGGCATTAGATCGAGCTAGAACAAGTGCACATTCAACAGATGCAGCCTTAGATTCAATTGATGGTTCGGGATTCAGTAGAACAACAGCATCAGCAGAACTACTAAAAGCAATATTATTAGTTTTAATTGGTATACTTCAACAAGTAAATTCATTGCTAAACTTCCATACTACTGGTTTAGATAATGTTACAAGAGATGCAAGAGAAGCACAATTAGCTTTAGAAGGTTTAAGAACAAGTTCACAAAAAACAGGAACTGGTTTCGGAGGACTTGAAAACGGAGCTAAAACTGCAGGTGGAGGTCTTGGATTTCTTAGAACAGCAGCAAGTATGACTGTAGGAATGATTGGTTTTGACCTTGTAAACAGTATGGTTCAAGGAGCAAGAGAATCAATAAATGCAGCTGCAAGTTTTGAAAGATTCGGTCAAAGATTAGGAATGACTGAAGGAGAACTACAACAATTCCATGGGGCTGTTGACAAAATGCAAGATAGCTTCAGAAAAGTAGATATGAATGCAGTAGGTGCAGCCGCATTAGAAATGGGAGTGAAATTAAAACTTCCTAAAGCTTCAATGGATGAACTTACTAAAACAACTGCAGTAATGAGTTCAGCTTTCGTAAAAGAAGGAAGAACACAAGAAGATGCAATACTTGCAGTATCAGATGCAATGGATGGCCAATTCAGAAGACTGCAGGAAATAGGCATATCTCAAGACATGCTCATGAAAAATGGATGGGATGGAGATATAAATAATAAAACTGGATTACTCCAAGCAATGAACAAAACACTTAGCGATATGGGTTTTGAACAGTCCGCACAAGAAATTGTAACATTAGATGATGCTTGGGCAGCATTAACAGTAACTGGAAGCAAATTAATACAATCTATCCTTGTCCCAATAACTCCCATAATTATAACAGTTGTTGAAATGATTACTTGGATGGTTGAAGCATTACAATCAGCATGGTCAAGCATGCCCGATTGGGCTAAAGCAGCAGTAACTATTGGTGTACTTTCAACAGCTTTAGTTGGGTTGGGTATTGTAATTCTTGGTTCAGTAATTCCCGCAATAGCTGCTAGTGCGACTAGTTTTGTAACTTATATTGCTGGAGCATTAGGTGTTGAAATAGCAAATATGGGTTTGGCGGCTAGTTTTTTAGCAGTTGCAGGAGCAATTTTATCAAATCCATTAACATGGGTTGTTGTGGCATTAGTTGCAATAGCAGTAGCAATATATGAAGTAGGTAAAGCTTTTGGTTGGTGGAAAGATGTAGGAACCATGCTCGAAGCCATAAAGAATAATATTGGTAGATTATGGGATGCATTCATAAATCATCCTGATGTAAAAGCAACTATCAAAGCAATTCAAGATGCATGGTCTGATTTGAATGAATCTCTCAAACCAGTTGTAGATTGGTTGAAAGGAATATGGGATGAAATATTCCCAGAAAGTGCAAAAGGTAAAGTTGATGGAACAAGAGCAGTTATCGATGCAATAGGAGCAGTATTTGAAAGTTTCAAAGTTAGAGTTCAACTTGCAATAGACATACTCACCATAATATGGGATGTTTTCAATGGAATTGCATCATTCTTATTAAGTGTATTTGGTCCAGCATGGCAACTTGTACTTGATATTGTAACTCCATTATTCAATTTATTCATGCAACTGGCAACAATTTTTAGCCAGTTAATTACTGGTCAAATAAGTCTTCAACAAGCAATTGCTTGGGCTTGGGCAGCTATTCAATCAACAATCAGCACAATATTATCAAATGTGATTAATCGTGTTGTTAGTTGGGCTCAGTCAATGTGGAATAATGCAGTTAATACTGGTAGAAACTTCCTTACAGGAGTAGTTCAATTTATCCGACAATTGCCAGATAAAATAAAAATGTATCTTTTAGCAGTTGCTGTAAGAGTAATAACTGCAGGAGCACAATGGGTAAGTAATGCTAAAACAAAAGCATCACAAGTAGTATCTGGAGTAATGTCCTGGATAAAGCAATTACCTCAAAAAGTATACCAGGAATTCCTAAACATAGGCTCAAGAATACTATCTGCAGGTTCACAATTAGTTGAAAATGCAAAGCAAATCGGTAAAAAAATTGTAGACGGAATGCTTTCCGCAATGGGAATACATTCACCAGGAATAATCCAAGAAAAAGTAGTACTAGAATTCTTTAACATGCTACAAAGAGTTAAAGACAAAGGAAAATCAGCATATGAAGCAGGTAAAAATGTTGGAAAAAACATTGTAAATGGATTCAATACTGCTGATGTTGAAAATGCATTAAATAATATTTCAACAACTATCACAACTCCAGTAACAACAAACACTGAAGTTGAAACAGATAGTGCAAATGTTGATTTAAGCAATAATAATTCAGGTACAGAAGAAACTGGAGACCAATATAATGGTCTTGTTGAAGAAGTATCATTAGCTAGTGAAAGCATCACTGCAAGCAACAATATGATCGGAACAAGCTTTTCAACATTAACTGCAGGAATAGCATTAAATGCAGGAGCTATTCAAATGAGAGTTGCAGGAGTAGTAACAAGCTTCCAAACAACACGTAATGGAGTAACCACTGCATTAACAAGCATGAGTAATTCAAATACTCAAGCATGGAACAATATTAAATCAACAACAACCCAGAACTTAAATCAAGTACGTAACTCCACAATAGATGTAACAAATAAAATGACTAATGCATGGGGAGTAATGAAAGACAATATTGTTTCAGCTGCAGGAAGCATACAAACACAATCATACAATAAATTCAGCAGCCTTCATAGAAGTATTGCAAGTTTCTATAATCAATTAGCCAATGCACATTTCAGTAGTGGACTGCCTGCAGGCCCAGCAACTAATTCAACAAGAGGATTAATTGGAGGCAGAACATTACCTGGTGGAAGCATTAACTTTGGAAAATCCACAAAAGGCACAATAGCAAGTTATGCTGCTGGAGGATTAGGACAAGGAAAAGGCAGAGTAATTGACACTAATTCTAAAGTAAAACATCCTCAAAACAATAAAAGCAAATCATGGTTAAATCTTTTAGATTATAATTTACCAACAAGCGTAATTAATGATTTGGCAAGAGTTAATGGTTGTGTTAATCCAAATACTTGTTTTGCAGGAATTCCTGATACTAATGTGAATAAAATAATGAATACTGCATACAAATGGAGGATAGCAGACCCATGGTTCCTTGGAATTCAAATACCTTCAGATTATCATGTGGAAGATTTCCGTGATGGAAAACAACCGCAATTAAATCCTGGAAACTTTGAAAATCTTCTAAGAAAAATCTTAACTGCAAGAGGATTCCAAAACCCTGGAACTTATGAATTTTATTATAATTCAAGATATAGTAATCAGCAAGTTTGGGATCAAGTAAGATGCAACTGTTTTGATGGTGCAGAAATGATAATTGAAATAGCATCTATGTTGGGATTATCAGGACACATGATTCATGGATCATGGAATGGAATAGGCCATGTAGCAGCTATGGTTAATGGTCAAATATATGATATGACACAATTCCAAAAACGTGGAGGAATATTCCGCGGAGGTTCTGGAGTTAGTTTTGGTTCAGCAAGTCCTGGAGGAAGTTCTAAAGATGTATTCGGAATCATTACAGATGGAATATATAATATTATTGATTTAATGAAAACAAATCAAAATGCATACTTCCAGAATATTGAACATAATAGGAATAATACTACTGCTGATAATTTAGTGTCTTATACATCTGATGATGTGCATTTAACAATAGATCATAATCTTAATGTTACTGTTGAAGGAGAAGATATTGATGAAAAATCAATAATCACAACTTTAAAAGAAGTGATAACTGATTCCAAATTAATTGACCGCATTGCTGAAGCTTTAATTAAAAGAGACAATCGTATTAAAAGAATGAGAGGTTAAAAGATAATGGAAACTATAAAAATTAATCCTGAAGAATGTGAAATCTTCGGTAATATCATAAGTAACAAACATGGATATCTGGAAGATAAAAACGATTTTGAATCACATAAATGTATGGTTTCATTAAATAATGTAAAACCTGATGAATGGGAATCTTACAATGTATATTCATTTAAATTAAGTAAAGATGTTTCATTAACTAACAGATTTAGTGAAGATATTCAATATTGTATGGAATCTAGTTTATCTAGTTTGTTTGTTTGTGAACATTTTGATTTTAATTTCAACCCATATAGTGATTTTTTTGAAGTTGTTCCTTTTAGAAATGGTTATACTTTGAAAGTTAAAGAAACATATCTCTCGGAGAATGTTGATTTAACTTCTCCTTTTTTTCTTTTAATCCATCAGAACAATCAAGGAGTACACATACCTGATGATGCTTCCAGTATTGTGTTTTCATCTAATTATGATGCAAAAAACACTATTGAAAGCATACTTGTTGGGTTTGTATTTTTCGATAAAGATGGTAAATTAATTGAAAATCAGGAAATTATGGATATTGCTAATGAAGGTATGGGTAATAAAGGAAGATGTGCTATTAAAACATCAAAAATACCTGCTGGTGCTAAATATGTGAGTGTTGAATTTGCTTTTCCTGATGGGGTAAGTAAAGGAGATTACATTAGCTTTCAATTAAACTGTTTATTGTTTAATTCAGAGTATGATGGTTTTATTAAAAATTAAAAAAAATGATGGAGGGATTATTAAATTGCCTAGTATTTTAAGATATCCTAGTAAAGTTCAAAATATAGAAGGAAACAACATACCTTATCGTTCATGTGATCATATTGAAAATATTACAAATGATTTAAATACTGTGGGACATTGGGGTTATGCAGATCCTGGAGCAAAATATAAAAATGCGATTGCTGGAAGAAATGGTTCAAGAAAACATCCATCAACCATACGTGGATATGATTTTAAATATGATGGATTAATTCCAGATTCAGCTAAAGTAACGAGTATAATAGTACAATATTCATATAGAAAATTAGCATACTCTGCACAGATAAGTCAAACTGCACATGGAAGTTTTTCAAATCCAGAAATCATATTAAGTAGTTTAAACCTGTCAAAAACAGGTAATGCCCCACCTAGAAATAATTTTGGAGAATATGAAGTTCAATTTAATAATTTGAATCTAAAAGGAAAAGACATTAACACTCCAAATTTTGATGTTAAATTTGATTTACCACAAAATACATCTACAAACCCATGTTACATTGAAATGAAATACTTAAGAGTAATTGTAGTGTATACAACTGGAAATTATATTCCAAGCATTAGCATTGAACCAAATATTGTTAGTTACGGTGAAAAAGTAGCTGTAAAATGCACAATGGTTGAAACCAGTGGAACAAAACCTTCAGAAGAAATATCGGCAAACATAAAGATAATCACAAATGGAGACTGTGAAATCACATATGATTCACCATATTATGACTGGACCACAGGCATATGGAGACAAGCAACAACAAATGGTAAAGCAGAATTAATATTCTATGTAACTCCAACATCTGAAGGATTGTTTACAATCACACTTGATGAAAACAATAGTGGCCATTCAACAAAAACAACATTTGTAGTAGAAAAACCCCAATTGGAAGTATGGGATTTCTATGCAAATAACAAAGAAATTGAAATTAGTACAGATACAGTTACAGATTTAACATACTTAAACATAACTTTAAAAACTGATGCTCCATTAGATTTAACACTAAATCTGAATTTTGGAGGATTAACTGTAAAAGAACCTGTTCCAGGATTATCAAATAATATTTTACAAATTTCAAAATCACAATGGCAAAAAGATGATAGTGGAAACATTGTTTTTGATACAAATATTCCTTTATACTCTAAAAGTAGTGGAGAGCATAATATTGAAATGACCAGTCCATTATTATTAGGTGTTTTCACAGATAAAGTGAAAGTAAACATTCCTGATTCATATAAATCCTATTATTCAATATTGAATTTATCAGAATTCACATTATCAAACCTTGAACATGGTGAAACTTATGTTTTCTCAGCATTAGGAAGACTGTTAAATGCTTCTAAAATTGAAAAAGGTTTGAAAAACTTAAGAGTTTGTGTTGTAAATGGAACAACAAATTCATACACCAATCAAATCAGTGTTAAGGACATATGGGAAGAGTTATCCTGTGAGTTTACATATGATGCAAGTAAACCAATCTATCTAATTTTTTATGGGAATTTCATAGATTTTGACTATGGAACTGTAGAATTTGG
This genomic stretch from Methanobrevibacter smithii ATCC 35061 harbors:
- a CDS encoding phage tail protein produces the protein MSNNIVKLIIELENRVKAQLKEIQAQMEQVQKAAQQAQNAMRQFDSSSMDKAKNSANQLDKELTEVTNRTNSTKTALNSINPNTINQLSNSAKLLTTSMDTSMNSAYRLNTSINTINSGNLLTASSSATRLSSSMNSSNNSTRLLSSSLKQASSSALSLSSGINSITGYTLTATSSSAAQLDMALDRARTSAHSTDAALDSIDGSGFSRTTASAELLKAILLVLIGILQQVNSLLNFHTTGLDNVTRDAREAQLALEGLRTSSQKTGTGFGGLENGAKTAGGGLGFLRTAASMTVGMIGFDLVNSMVQGARESINAAASFERFGQRLGMTEGELQQFHGAVDKMQDSFRKVDMNAVGAAALEMGVKLKLPKASMDELTKTTAVMSSAFVKEGRTQEDAILAVSDAMDGQFRRLQEIGISQDMLMKNGWDGDINNKTGLLQAMNKTLSDMGFEQSAQEIVTLDDAWAALTVTGSKLIQSILVPITPIIITVVEMITWMVEALQSAWSSMPDWAKAAVTIGVLSTALVGLGIVILGSVIPAIAASATSFVTYIAGALGVEIANMGLAASFLAVAGAILSNPLTWVVVALVAIAVAIYEVGKAFGWWKDVGTMLEAIKNNIGRLWDAFINHPDVKATIKAIQDAWSDLNESLKPVVDWLKGIWDEIFPESAKGKVDGTRAVIDAIGAVFESFKVRVQLAIDILTIIWDVFNGIASFLLSVFGPAWQLVLDIVTPLFNLFMQLATIFSQLITGQISLQQAIAWAWAAIQSTISTILSNVINRVVSWAQSMWNNAVNTGRNFLTGVVQFIRQLPDKIKMYLLAVAVRVITAGAQWVSNAKTKASQVVSGVMSWIKQLPQKVYQEFLNIGSRILSAGSQLVENAKQIGKKIVDGMLSAMGIHSPGIIQEKVVLEFFNMLQRVKDKGKSAYEAGKNVGKNIVNGFNTADVENALNNISTTITTPVTTNTEVETDSANVDLSNNNSGTEETGDQYNGLVEEVSLASESITASNNMIGTSFSTLTAGIALNAGAIQMRVAGVVTSFQTTRNGVTTALTSMSNSNTQAWNNIKSTTTQNLNQVRNSTIDVTNKMTNAWGVMKDNIVSAAGSIQTQSYNKFSSLHRSIASFYNQLANAHFSSGLPAGPATNSTRGLIGGRTLPGGSINFGKSTKGTIASYAAGGLGQGKGRVIDTNSKVKHPQNNKSKSWLNLLDYNLPTSVINDLARVNGCVNPNTCFAGIPDTNVNKIMNTAYKWRIADPWFLGIQIPSDYHVEDFRDGKQPQLNPGNFENLLRKILTARGFQNPGTYEFYYNSRYSNQQVWDQVRCNCFDGAEMIIEIASMLGLSGHMIHGSWNGIGHVAAMVNGQIYDMTQFQKRGGIFRGGSGVSFGSASPGGSSKDVFGIITDGIYNIIDLMKTNQNAYFQNIEHNRNNTTADNLVSYTSDDVHLTIDHNLNVTVEGEDIDEKSIITTLKEVITDSKLIDRIAEALIKRDNRIKRMRG
- a CDS encoding phage tail family protein; protein product: MPSILRYPSKVQNIEGNNIPYRSCDHIENITNDLNTVGHWGYADPGAKYKNAIAGRNGSRKHPSTIRGYDFKYDGLIPDSAKVTSIIVQYSYRKLAYSAQISQTAHGSFSNPEIILSSLNLSKTGNAPPRNNFGEYEVQFNNLNLKGKDINTPNFDVKFDLPQNTSTNPCYIEMKYLRVIVVYTTGNYIPSISIEPNIVSYGEKVAVKCTMVETSGTKPSEEISANIKIITNGDCEITYDSPYYDWTTGIWRQATTNGKAELIFYVTPTSEGLFTITLDENNSGHSTKTTFVVEKPQLEVWDFYANNKEIEISTDTVTDLTYLNITLKTDAPLDLTLNLNFGGLTVKEPVPGLSNNILQISKSQWQKDDSGNIVFDTNIPLYSKSSGEHNIEMTSPLLLGVFTDKVKVNIPDSYKSYYSILNLSEFTLSNLEHGETYVFSALGRLLNASKIEKGLKNLRVCVVNGTTNSYTNQISVKDIWEELSCEFTYDASKPIYLIFYGNFIDFDYGTVEFGNLSLILKERYAGYEYPVLALSPKRYLLGDVGSTANLLLEPPELALSTKHFFEGFNWQGLENNNVLIHGIEITGDISVEESINLICGVGTLDDDELDYYLDSINITRNDTNFKFGGKFHNFGIPFPEINTILNDLRFFLQIDDAFDNVTQVQVEMKNVQITVYYSKNSGEDCDFYINGVSCKYFLISMSPETEIPRGANFDTEKYKIEGADGKYPIRVNVDDKKIKLKFRVYGDDFEESTEIMKYVSDYLYPERDTLDSPILKSISFFFAPEECFDYYIEDSIDAEAMVGGYDCEVNLIIPSGLSRNINPLRKSFAGTITTIGKVKPDIILYKLSEDESTSIQIIESESGQLMKLEGEFITNLPETTKIKIDCENRNVFYEKYSEWFKIDPNCISVDSSFFILDHHFNFENSINCKVTDVIYYEKGG